ACATCACGTAGGTGCGGGTGCCCGGCTCATCGCCCTTGAGCGTCGCGATGACGCTCGAGATCTCGACGTCACGAACGATCCGCCTGCCGTCGGCCTTCTGGACGTAGCTGTCGTAGGCGACGGTCATGCGGCCGTGGCTCGCCCTGGCGATCTCTCGGAACTGGTCGGCGATCCAGGCGCGAGCGGCGAACACGCCCCGGTTGTTGACCATCCTTTCGGAGAACGTGCTGCGCGTGCCGAAGGAAACCAGCTTGGCGTCGGTGGCTTGGAGGCGGTCGGGCGACACGCTGGCCATCGCCGCGGCGATGGCCGGGTCGGGGCCCGGCGGAGGAGCGGCTTGGGCGGCGGGGATCAGCGCGAGCGAGAAGAGCACGGGCACGAGTCTGCGCATCGAGTCTCCTTGTGATGGCCGGGCGCGGCGTGGGACGCGCGCGGTGGAGCACCAACATCGAGGTAGCGGGTCCGCCGTTTGCGGGATCCTCACAGTGCTAGGCTACCCTGCAGTCGGGAGAACCGGAAAGATGAGCCCTCGATACCTCGTTCGATCCATCCTGGTGGCACTGGCGCTCGCCGGCGCGCTGCCGGCGCAGGCCCAGGACTCCGCATCGGCCGTCGAGAGGCGGATCCACGACCTCCTCGCCCCGGTGATCTCGGCAGGACGCGCGCGGGATTCCCTCTCCGCGCTCGCCGACCGGGCCAGCGGCGAGAGCAGCATCATGCTCGAGGAACAGGTCTGGCAGCGGCAGCTCGAATTCCAGGCCGGACTGCTCAAGGCCACCGACGAACTCCTCAAGCTCAAGAAGATCGGAGTCGACCTTGGGCCGGCGCGGGCCATGCTCGAGCGCTCGATCCAGACCGGCTGGCCTCGTTATCTGAAACAGCTGGAACGACGCGAGCCGGTGATGGCCGCGATGCTCGAGAAGCGCAATGCCGCCACCGCCACCCAGCGTCTGGTGATCGAGAACGAGATCTCGGAGTACTCCGACCGCACCGCCCGGATCTTCCGCGATCTGGTGGAAGCCGTGCTGGCGGTCGAGCGGCTGGGGGTGGACGTCGCGCCGCAGCGCGCCTACCTGGTGGACAAGCTGGACGAGGTCGCGAACCAGACCAGCGCGAGAATCGTGGTGCTGGCTCGCACCGAAGCGCTGGCAAGCGCGAGCGCCAGCCGCACTCCCGGGGACAATGCCGCACGAACCGAGCTCGACGCCATCGAGGCGAGCTTCGATCGCACTCAGCGCAATCTCGAGACCGAGATCGCCCTGCTCGAGCAACTCGGCAGCGACGCCACCGCGCTCAAGGTCACGCTGATCGTCCAGACCGGCGAGCTCAACGCGTTCGTGCTCCAGCCGCGCGTGATTGCTGGCTTGCTCAGCTACTGGCGGCAGCAATTCGTGGACACGCTCATGACTCGCGGCGCCCATTGGTTGTTCCAGGCGCTGATGATCGTGCTGATCCTGTTCGGCTTCGCGCTACTCGGCCGGCTGGTGCGCGCGCTGGTGCGGCGGGGCGTGGCGCGTTCGGCATTCTCCCAGCTGCTCAAGGAGACCGCGACCAGCTGGTCGTACCGGCTGGTGATGCTGGTCGGGATCGCGTTCGTGCTGCGGCAGCTTGGTGTCCAGCTCGCGCCGATGCTGGCCGGCCTCGGCATCGCGGGCTTCGTGCTCGGCTTCGCGCTCCAGGACACGCTCGCCAATTTCGCCGCCGGCGGCATGATCCTGGCGTACCGACCCTATGACGTCGGTGACATCATCGAGGCCGCGGGAGCAATGGGCACGGTGCAGAAGATGAGCCTGGTCTCGACCACCGTGCTGACCTTCGACAATCAGACGTTGATCGTGCCCAATAAGAAGATGTGGGGCGACGTGATTCGCAACATCACGGCGCAGCCGTTGCGCCGCGTCGATCTGATGTTCGGCGTCAGCTACGCCGACGACATCCCCAAGGTCGAGCGACTGCTGAACGAAACGGTGGCGGCCGACGAGCGCGTGTTCAAGGATCCGGCGCCCGTCATTCGACTCCATCAGCTCGCGGACTCCTCGGTCAACTTCATCGTGCGCGCCTGGA
Above is a genomic segment from Candidatus Sulfotelmatobacter sp. containing:
- a CDS encoding mechanosensitive ion channel family protein codes for the protein MSPRYLVRSILVALALAGALPAQAQDSASAVERRIHDLLAPVISAGRARDSLSALADRASGESSIMLEEQVWQRQLEFQAGLLKATDELLKLKKIGVDLGPARAMLERSIQTGWPRYLKQLERREPVMAAMLEKRNAATATQRLVIENEISEYSDRTARIFRDLVEAVLAVERLGVDVAPQRAYLVDKLDEVANQTSARIVVLARTEALASASASRTPGDNAARTELDAIEASFDRTQRNLETEIALLEQLGSDATALKVTLIVQTGELNAFVLQPRVIAGLLSYWRQQFVDTLMTRGAHWLFQALMIVLILFGFALLGRLVRALVRRGVARSAFSQLLKETATSWSYRLVMLVGIAFVLRQLGVQLAPMLAGLGIAGFVLGFALQDTLANFAAGGMILAYRPYDVGDIIEAAGAMGTVQKMSLVSTTVLTFDNQTLIVPNKKMWGDVIRNITAQPLRRVDLMFGVSYADDIPKVERLLNETVAADERVFKDPAPVIRLHQLADSSVNFIVRAWTRQSNYWEVYWSLTRAVKLRFDAEGVTIPFPQRDLHVNMPPGSEGKPLG